Proteins encoded together in one Marmota flaviventris isolate mMarFla1 chromosome Y, mMarFla1.hap1, whole genome shotgun sequence window:
- the LOC139703523 gene encoding uncharacterized protein CXorf51A-like, with the protein MAKATKKSQKPNADMAQSTSSMKERKNMKTSYHHSRCGRGSKILKSTNKGKKTLQNNSSKRDSEKPSTSLKKSKKTKGTILFGHYHRLNEKLNREPEMENTPETSSISSDDLDSK; encoded by the exons ATGGCTAAGGCaaccaagaaatcacagaagcctAATGCAGATATGGCCCAGTCAACATCatcgatgaaagaaagaaagaatatgaagactTCCTATCATCACTCCAGATGCGGAAGAGGCAGCAAG ATACTAAAGTCCACCAATAAGGgtaaaaaaacacttcaaaataattcaagcaaaagagactcagaaaagccttccacatctctgaaaaaatctaagaaaactaaaggaaCAATACTCTTTGGTCATTATCATCggctaaatgaaaaactgaatagagagccagaaatggaaaatacccCAGAAACCTCCAGCATTTCAAGTGATGATCTGGACAGCAAGTAA